The following proteins are co-located in the Clostridiales bacterium genome:
- the lysS gene encoding lysine--tRNA ligase: MSTEDNSQVQAVNGADAEVEISEEGLNELRQVRRDKLKKLQEMGRNPFLVETWDVKNHSIDIKDNFEQMEGQEVSCAGRIMAKRQMGKASFIDIQDKQGRIQCYIRQDAITPEEYEIFLTYDIGDIVGIVGEVFKTKHGEISIKTSEIKLLSKSLQILPNKFHGLKDQDIRYRQRYVDLIMNPEVRQTFVQRSKIIHAIKDVLENDYGYLEVDTPILTTIAGGANARPFDTHHNTLDLDMKLRISNELFLKRLIVGGLDRVYEMGKMFRNEGMDRNHNPEFTSMECYMAYGDMDDMMEVTEQVVSKAALAATGSMVIEYQGKTFDLTPPWRRLNMADAVKEITGVDFAAIVTDEEARAAAIQQGMEKDDVKGLTRGKILAEMFETFCEEVPGYLDGPVFVIGHPVEISPLAKRDPIDPRITRRFEAYVNCWEIANAFSELNDPIDQYERFKEQQAQLDDGTDDEAHPMDEDFVNALEVGLPPTGGLGIGIDRVIMLITNAPSIRDIILFPTMKPL, translated from the coding sequence ATGAGTACAGAAGACAACAGCCAGGTGCAGGCAGTGAATGGCGCTGATGCAGAAGTTGAAATTTCAGAAGAAGGCTTAAACGAGCTGAGACAAGTCAGACGTGATAAACTGAAAAAACTTCAGGAGATGGGAAGAAACCCATTTTTGGTTGAGACCTGGGACGTAAAAAACCATAGTATAGACATCAAGGACAACTTTGAGCAGATGGAAGGTCAGGAGGTTAGCTGCGCAGGCAGAATCATGGCCAAACGTCAGATGGGGAAAGCTTCTTTTATTGATATTCAGGATAAACAGGGCAGGATTCAGTGCTACATCAGACAGGATGCAATTACACCGGAAGAATATGAGATCTTCCTTACCTATGATATCGGCGATATTGTAGGGATTGTCGGTGAAGTATTCAAGACAAAGCATGGCGAAATCTCCATCAAGACCAGTGAAATCAAGCTGCTGTCAAAATCTCTGCAGATTCTTCCCAATAAATTTCATGGATTAAAAGATCAGGATATCAGATACCGTCAACGGTATGTGGATCTCATTATGAACCCTGAAGTAAGACAGACATTTGTTCAACGTTCTAAGATCATTCATGCGATAAAGGATGTACTGGAAAACGATTATGGCTATCTGGAAGTAGATACTCCAATATTGACCACGATTGCAGGCGGCGCGAATGCCAGACCCTTTGATACCCATCACAACACCCTTGATCTGGACATGAAGCTCCGTATCTCCAACGAATTGTTCTTAAAAAGATTGATCGTTGGCGGTCTGGATCGTGTTTATGAAATGGGCAAAATGTTCCGTAATGAGGGTATGGACAGAAACCATAACCCTGAGTTTACCTCCATGGAATGTTATATGGCCTACGGCGATATGGATGACATGATGGAAGTTACAGAACAGGTAGTCTCCAAAGCAGCCCTGGCTGCAACCGGTAGTATGGTCATCGAATATCAAGGAAAGACCTTTGATCTGACGCCCCCATGGAGAAGACTGAACATGGCAGATGCCGTGAAGGAAATAACAGGTGTGGACTTTGCTGCCATCGTCACCGACGAAGAAGCAAGAGCAGCAGCCATCCAGCAGGGTATGGAAAAAGACGATGTCAAGGGACTGACAAGAGGAAAGATCCTTGCGGAAATGTTTGAAACGTTCTGCGAAGAGGTTCCAGGATACCTGGATGGTCCTGTTTTTGTTATCGGACACCCTGTAGAGATTTCTCCTCTTGCAAAGAGAGATCCGATTGACCCGAGAATCACCAGAAGATTTGAAGCCTATGTTAACTGCTGGGAAATCGCCAACGCATTCTCTGAATTAAATGATCCCATCGATCAGTACGAACGATTCAAGGAACAGCAGGCTCAGCTGGATGACGGAACAGACGATGAAGCCCATCCAATGGACGAGGATTTCGTAAATGCACTGGAAGTTGGACTGCCTCCGACAGGAGGACTGGGAATCGGTATCGACCGCGTGATCATGCTGATTACCAATGCGCCGTCGATTAGGGATATTATTCTCTTCCCGACGATGAAACCCCTCTAA
- the greA gene encoding transcription elongation factor GreA translates to MAEEMLLTKEGYEKIVAEHEELVTVRRKEVAERIKEAISYGDISENSEYDSAKNEQADLEERINKLENMLRKAKIIDESTMPNDRVGIGLKCRVKEVESGETMEFAIVGSTEADPFEGKISNESLVGAALLGKKANEIAEVQVPDGVVSYQVLEIYK, encoded by the coding sequence ATGGCAGAAGAAATGCTGTTAACAAAGGAAGGCTATGAGAAGATCGTAGCTGAGCACGAAGAACTGGTTACTGTAAGAAGAAAAGAAGTTGCCGAAAGAATTAAGGAGGCAATCTCTTATGGCGACATTTCCGAAAACTCCGAGTATGATTCTGCGAAGAATGAACAAGCGGATTTAGAAGAAAGAATCAACAAACTGGAAAATATGTTGCGCAAAGCAAAAATCATAGATGAATCTACCATGCCAAACGATCGCGTTGGAATTGGACTTAAGTGTCGTGTCAAGGAAGTAGAGTCAGGCGAAACCATGGAATTTGCCATAGTAGGCTCAACGGAGGCAGATCCATTTGAGGGCAAAATCTCAAACGAATCACTCGTAGGCGCTGCTTTACTTGGCAAGAAAGCAAATGAAATTGCTGAAGTACAGGTGCCGGACGGAGTCGTGAGCTATCAGGTTCTTGAGATATATAAATAG
- the asnS gene encoding asparagine--tRNA ligase: MKDVQLRKLFTDTDQYAGKEVVVRGWVRTNRSSNKFGFVEINDGSYFKSVQVVYEEENIENYEQIAKAPIAAALCVIGELTLTPEAKQPFEIKATKIVVEADSDADYPLQKKRHSLEFLREIAHLRPRSNTFSAVFRVRSLVAYAIHRFFQDQNFVYVHTPIITGSDAEGAGEMFQVTTLDLDKLPRNDDGKIDYSQDFFGKETNLTVSGQLEAETFALAFRNVYTFGPTFRAENSNTARHASEFWMIEPEVAFADINDNMELAESMIKYIINYILEHAPEEMKFFNEFIDKGLLDRLNNIVSNEFARITYTEAVEILKKSDKEFQFPVEWGIDLQTEHERYITEEVFKKPVFVTDYPKEIKAFYMRLNEDGKTVAAMDLLVPGVGEIIGGSQREERYDNLVARINEMGLHEKDYWWYLDLRKYGGVKHAGYGLGFERIIMYITGMSNIRDVLPFPRTPKTAEF, encoded by the coding sequence ATGAAGGATGTACAGTTGAGGAAGCTCTTTACCGATACCGATCAGTATGCGGGGAAAGAGGTCGTAGTGAGGGGCTGGGTCAGAACAAACCGAAGCTCCAATAAATTCGGTTTTGTTGAGATCAATGACGGCAGTTATTTTAAATCGGTGCAGGTGGTCTACGAGGAAGAAAATATTGAGAATTATGAGCAGATCGCAAAAGCACCCATCGCTGCGGCCCTATGTGTCATCGGTGAGCTAACTCTGACACCGGAAGCCAAGCAGCCCTTTGAAATTAAGGCGACCAAAATAGTCGTTGAGGCAGATTCTGATGCGGACTACCCTTTGCAGAAAAAGAGGCATAGCTTGGAATTCCTGCGAGAAATTGCCCATCTGAGACCAAGAAGCAATACCTTCTCCGCTGTATTTCGGGTGAGATCCCTTGTGGCCTATGCCATCCACAGATTCTTTCAGGATCAGAACTTTGTTTATGTGCATACCCCCATCATAACAGGAAGTGATGCAGAGGGTGCTGGTGAAATGTTTCAGGTAACCACACTGGATCTGGACAAGCTTCCGAGAAATGACGATGGAAAGATCGATTACAGTCAGGACTTTTTTGGTAAAGAGACCAATCTTACGGTAAGCGGGCAGCTGGAAGCAGAGACCTTTGCGCTGGCATTCAGAAATGTATATACCTTTGGCCCCACCTTCAGGGCTGAGAATTCCAATACTGCAAGGCATGCATCCGAATTCTGGATGATTGAACCGGAAGTGGCTTTTGCTGATATCAACGACAACATGGAGCTCGCTGAAAGCATGATCAAGTATATCATCAACTATATTCTTGAGCATGCTCCGGAAGAAATGAAGTTTTTCAATGAGTTCATCGATAAGGGCCTCCTTGATCGGCTGAACAATATTGTAAGCAATGAATTTGCTCGAATCACCTATACCGAGGCAGTGGAGATTCTGAAGAAATCCGACAAGGAATTCCAGTTCCCTGTGGAATGGGGCATTGATCTGCAGACGGAGCACGAGCGGTATATCACGGAAGAAGTATTTAAAAAACCGGTATTTGTTACCGATTATCCAAAGGAAATCAAAGCATTCTATATGCGCCTGAATGAAGACGGAAAAACGGTAGCTGCTATGGATCTTTTGGTGCCCGGAGTAGGCGAAATCATTGGAGGAAGCCAGAGAGAGGAACGCTACGACAATCTGGTTGCGAGAATCAATGAGATGGGACTCCACGAAAAGGATTACTGGTGGTACCTGGATCTGAGAAAATACGGCGGTGTAAAGCATGCAGGCTATGGCCTCGGCTTTGAGCGAATCATCATGTATATCACAGGCATGAGCAATATCAGAGACGTGCTGCCTTTCCCAAGAACACCCAAGACCGCAGAATTTTAA